In the bacterium SCSIO 12741 genome, AGACCTTGTTAATCAAGGGGAAGACCCAGTAGCTTTTGACCACGACTGCCGCGAAGGAATTTGTGGAATGTGCTCACTCTACATCAACGGGGAAGCTCACGGTCCTGACCGTGCGGTAACCACTTGTCAGTTGCACATGCGTAAGTTTAAGGATGGAGATACCATTTACATTGAGCCTTGGAGAGCGAATGCTTTTCCAGTAGTCAAAGACTTGGTAGTAGATCGTTCTTCATTCGATCGCATTATTCAGGCAGGGGGATTTGTGTCTACCAATACTTCAGGAAATACCTTGGATGCAAATGCCATTCCGGTGCCTAAGGAAGATGCTGATAAAGCATTCGACGCGGCTACTTGTATTGGTTGTGGTGCATGCGTTGCTACCTGTAAGAATGCTTCGGCCATGCTGTTTGTATCGGCAAAAGTTTCTCAGCTATCACTGCTTCCTCAAGGTCAAGTAGAGAAAAACGAACGTGTATTGAATATGGTCAATCAAATGGATCTGGAAGGATTCGGAAACTGTACCAATACCGGAGCTTGTGAGGTAGAATGTCCAAAGGGAATTTCGCTCGAGAATATTGCTCGAATGAACAGTGATTTCCTAATGGCCAGCCTCAAAAAAGGATAATCGGGTAAACCCTAAAACACCCTACTTATGAAGCCTGATTTTAACGGGAACATCAGGTCTAAACTGCCTCAGGCAGGAACCTCCATCTTTACGGTGATGTCAGCCCTATCGGCTGAGCACAAGGCCATTAATTTATCTCAGGGTTTCCCTGATTTTGAAGTGGATCCACAGCTCATTAAGTCGATAAATAAGGCCATGAAGTCTGGGCACAATCAATATGCCCCGATGCAGGGCTTGTTGTCATTGAGAGAGAGAATTTCAGAAAAAGTCGAGAAGCTTTACGGAAGAAGCTATCATCCGGATACTGAAATTACCATTACCGCAGGAGCTACTCAAGCCATTTATTCGGCCATTACCGCAGTGGTAGGAGAGGGTGATGAAGTGATTTTGTTCACTCCGGCCTACGATTGTTACGCACCAACCATTAAGCTCAATGGAGGAACGCCGAAATACATCCAACTTAAATCGCCAGACTTTCGCATTGATTGGGAAGAGGTGAAGCAGGCGGTGAATTTCAAAACCAAGCTCATCATCATTAATACCCCACATAATCCTTCTGGAACCA is a window encoding:
- a CDS encoding succinate dehydrogenase/fumarate reductase iron-sulfur subunit; translated protein: MDLTLKIWRQKNKDDKGSLKTYQVKDVSPDSSFLEMLDVLNEDLVNQGEDPVAFDHDCREGICGMCSLYINGEAHGPDRAVTTCQLHMRKFKDGDTIYIEPWRANAFPVVKDLVVDRSSFDRIIQAGGFVSTNTSGNTLDANAIPVPKEDADKAFDAATCIGCGACVATCKNASAMLFVSAKVSQLSLLPQGQVEKNERVLNMVNQMDLEGFGNCTNTGACEVECPKGISLENIARMNSDFLMASLKKG